One Triticum dicoccoides isolate Atlit2015 ecotype Zavitan chromosome 3B, WEW_v2.0, whole genome shotgun sequence genomic window, aaagacgGTAAATAAACACATAATACCACTGTATAGAAAAACCAAAGAAAGAAACGAAAAAGTACAAAAAAGGAAGAATAACCAAACACGGTAAAAAGAAGCAAGAAAACCAAGAACCACAAACAAACAATGAAAACTAGCACAgagaaaaaaaaaaggaaagacACACGAAAACCGGTCATAAAAGCTTCCCTGGAAACCACTCTCCTGAGGCTCGTATTGGCCGGCTTATCGTCTTGCAGTATCTGAAAGCAAGATCTCCTACTGCAAGACGGAGTATCTCTGCAAACTTTAAAAGCAAGATCTCCTACTGCAAGACGGAGTATCTCTGCAGGAGCTATATCTCGCCTACTGCAAGACGAAGTATCGTCTTGCAATAGGCGAGATAAGCCGGCCAATACGAGTCTCGGGAGAGTGGTTTCCAGGGAATACGAGTATCGTCTCGGCAATATAGGGTCGCCTATTTGAGAATATCATGAATTTTTAAAAGTTTGCAGATTTAAACGTTTCTCGTGCTTTTTTTAAAATTGAAAATTTTAAAAATCTTAACGAAATTgtgaaaagttcacaaatttgataaATATTCACTAAGtttcaaaatgttcatgaatttaaagaaaGTCATAATTTAGAAAAAATTTCACAGAaaaaagtgagagagagagagagaagcccgaCACAAAAGAACCAAAggcaaccttctagaaggttccaaaaTCGGTCGAAGGAGAGAGGCTAAATATATACTAAATGAGCGAGCCCTAGAATGTACTACCTCCGTTAAGATGTTTTCGATATTTCAAAATAGACCACATACATGCTGAAATGAGTAAATAAACACActcatgtctatatacatctaatTCATCAAAAGATATCATCTTGTAATTTAAAACATGAGGAGTAGCAAATAGACAATGTGTGCACCATGTACGATTAACACATTAAAGTGCGTCAAGCGCCGAATGGGTTTTACTTGATCGCTCCTCGCGACTCGGGTCCTGCTGTCGACTGCCACCTGTAGCTTGATCTTGTGTAACTCCCGCATGCGTCTTGGTCGGAGACGGCTCACGTCCGCAAGACCGCAACTATGCAAGTTCGTCGTCCTCTTGATCTTTCACAAGTATGTATATGATCCATCCATCCCCAATTCTATCCTTAGTCTACATGATATTGGATTGTTAGGTTTCTAATTTATAAATTTCAAATCTATATGTATTCACCTTTATCATAATTTTAGTTCATATGGCTTACAATATTGTCTAAGGAGCATTTGTCGGatcctgaaaaaggcaaaaaaataaaACACCACaattgttgaggatataactattaggtatgacccgctcaggaagggccgggtcataccactggcggttcataacaagaaggcccatgaagatgttgaagatgacggTTCACGAAacaagcttactgaaggcccaagacccggaggagaCTTGAGGCCCACAGACGTAAACCgtcatatgtttaacttgtatgttaaggaaagtttaattctgtcaccgagccggacacgatgtgtatgagccggccgggactctataagccgccgggcatcagcctgtgtatataaaggggtgacccggtggcggtttaggtcaagaaagaagagatcgagaattaggtcaagcgtattcgctccctggtaatcggagcccaagcaatacaaccctaaactggagtaggcctttacctccaccgcgaggggtcgaaccagtataaactctctatgtcccttgtctggtttaaccccttcaagctaactacgttgcgatgactccacacctaagtcctcatgctagggcatctgccgtgacaattccacgatagcaaTTGTTTTATTGAATCACAAAGGTGTGCTTTAAGTGACTTATTTTTCATCTTCAAGCAATGTTGATGTCAATAAAGACGAATGGCAAGGGCAGGAAAATTATAATATTTTGAAGAAAAAAGACCATTTTACTACTCTGAAAAAAGTTGGTGGTTCACATAAGCCCCTGATCTTTATTTCTACTCCCTTCACCCCCTAAATAATACCATACCGGACAAAACCAGTCCCTGGATGGTTTGACTCGTCTGGGCGCTGACATGGCGATAGTCAATGGTGGTTTTGACCTGTGGGTGAAACTCTCTCATGCGGATCGGGCTTTGTCCTCGCCTGCCCTCCCGAGCATCACCCCCTCGCGCCCGACCCCACCGCCTCCGGCCAACGCCGGTTACCATCGGAGTTCCAAGCCGCCGCCctacttctccttcctcttcctctcttttCCGTAGAATCTCTCTCAAGTAGAGATCACGCCGCCGCCAGAAGCTCGCTGCCGTACCGTCTTCACACCGCCGCTGGACTTCGAATCTGGCCAAAACCAGATGAGATGGGGACGCCAACCTCGGATCTGGACGTCCCTCGCCTCCCCGCACCATCTGCATCGTTGCagtgccgccgcctccatgtccatggCCGGCCCTTGCTACCGCATCCACACCCATGATCGGCCGTCTCTGGTCGACGGGAGGCCCCGACCTCCGCAGCCGCCTTGACCGCCATCCCAGCCTCCTCTGCGCACAGCTGCGCCTGAGCACGATCCCGCTAATGCGCCGCCGCTGAAGCCCTCCACGCCGGCGATCTCTGAGCATGAGCGCGCCGATGTAGCATTTAGGTTGACTAGGGTTAGTCTGGGACATTGACATGTAGGTCCCCTTCTGTTAATGATGCAATTTTTTTTTACTATAAATAGTAGGGTAAAAACCCCACTGCAACTTTTATAAATAAATAGAGCAAAGTAACAAGAGTAGTCTGTAAGGCTTGAGGTAAGCCCTTCAAAAACAGAAAAAAGACTAAGGAAcagctaaaaaactaaaaaaaaagaaactaaaaagaAAGGAGAAAACTATTACTGAAATAAAAATTACAATAGAGTTCCCAACCAAATAGAAAATTGTCTCTCATGCTTCTTCTTCATTCTGTATCTGAATAGCTTTAGTTCCCCCGGGAAAATGAATTTCCATCCTTGGAATGATGGTGTAATATTTTCAAAAATCTTGTTATTTCTGGTTATCCAAATGGCCCAAGACCCTAGAATGATGATCTTCATATAGAATGGGTAATTGAGCTTATCCTTCAGATCTTGAAATGCTTCTAGCACTGAAAGATTATGTGTTCTTGTTGGATAGATAAAATTCCAGCATTGCTGCACAAAGGGGCATCCCCAAAATAGGTGGTGCAAAGTTTTTTCCTGTTGACAGCCACTTACTGCACAATTATATGCCTCTAGCACAAAACTCTTTCTTCTAAGCAGGTTTCTTGTGTTAACTCTATCATGTAGCAACTTCCAGAAGAAAACTTTATGTTTGGGCTGACATGAGCTCTTCCAAATCCAGTTGAAGTGGGGAGGTGTTTGCTTGCGTCCAATTAGAACCTTATATGCTTTAATGGAGGAATAGAATTCATTCCCCCAAATGTAGCCCCATGTGTCTAAAGAGTCCAAGAATTCAGATTGTCTCAGAGAGATGCACATATCCTCCATTTGCAAAAATTCCTCATATGCTTGTGTTGTGAGAGGTAAATAGAATAGGTCCTGAAGATATTTAATATTGACCACTTGCTAGACATTGGATTGTGGATTTTTGACAAATGAGTACAAATGATGGAATTTGTGCTTAAGAATAGTTTGGTCCCACAAATCATCCCAAAAAATGCACTTTTACCATCTCCCACATTGCATCTAGCAATAGCTTTGTACTGGTCAATGAGAGCTAGGTTTGCTTTCCACCAAAATGAGACTATCATGTTGTCTCCTGGCAGTTTCTCATCACTGTAGTAAGTCTCCCAAATCAAATTGACCCAAGGGATGTCATTTCCATTGAAGAACTTGTGCAGATTTTTCATAAGAAGGGTTTTGTTATGTGTGTAGATATCCAGGACCCCCAATCATCCTTGACTTTTGGGTCTACATACTGTGTGCCAAGCCACCAGAGTTGGTCTGCGATCCTCCATATCAGGGCTTCTCCAAAGACAATGCCATAAATACTTTATTATCTGCTTCTTAGTGGTGATAGGTATGTCCAGACAGTACATGAAGAAGACTGATAGTGATGCAAGCACTGATTTTACCAAAAGTAACTTTCCTGCATGAGTCATGAAAATAGAAATGCCTGCCAATCTCTTAGCAATCCTGTTGACAAGAGGTAAACATTACTCCACAGTTGGTTTATATATTCCCAATGGTAGCCCCAGATAAGTAAAAGGGAAATGGCctctggcacactgaactatttgtAAAAAGTCTATTGTTTCTTCATCAATGTTCAGTGGGACCATGATTGATTTCCCATAGTTTACCTTGAGCCCAGTTGCTGAAGCAAAAGTATTTAGAAGTGCTTTGAGGCATATGAGTTGTCTAGCATTTGCTTTCATAATTACCAGAGTGTCATCTGCATACTGGACTATTGGGAAATCAGGGCATGAATTTACTTGGAGTGGTGGAGTGATAAGATTTAATCTCATGGCTTTGTTGAGAATAGATTGAAGCAAATCAGTAGCCAACACAAAAACTAAAGGAGAGTAAGGATCCCCCTGTCTCACTCATcttatgatgtagaatttttttctCGGATACTCCATTTAACATCACAACTGATGATGCAGAAGAGAATATTAATTGCATCCAAGAAATCCATTTTCTCCAAAGCCTTTTGCTCAAAAAATATCAATGATTGCATTGTGCTCAATTGTGTCAAAAGCTTTTTCAAAGTACAATTTAATTACTAGCATGTCCTCCCTGGACTTGTGACATTGGTGGATGTACTCATATGCCCATCCAAGACAATATTGAATCACTCCGTCTTTTAGGAAGCCATATTGATTAATGTGTACCATTTGTAGGATAACTCTTTGCAGTCTATTTGTCAACAGTTTTGTAATGATTTTAAGCACTCCATTGAGCAAAGAAATTGGCCTGAAGTCATTTGGTGAAAGTGGCACTTCTTTCTTGGGGATCAAAGTAATTAATGATGTGTTGATGCTTTCAAGATTTACATTGCCTTCCATGAAGTTCAGTAACATCTGATTTGATAATATCCCAGCAACTTTTGATGAACTCATTATTACAACCATCAGGGCCAGGAGATTTATCTGCTGGGAGATTTTCACCACATCATCAATTTCCTCTTGTGTAAAAGGCTTCTCCAAATCAATGAACACTTGAGGGTCCAATGTGTTTTCATACAGTTCATTTAAATCAAAATGCATTGAATGTCCATTAGATTGGCCCAATCTATTCTTAAATGCCTCCCAAAGAATGGCAACCTTTCCTTCATGGTCAGTAACTTCTGCTTGGTCCTTATTCAAAAGCATTGCAACTTTATTGTTTCTGTGATTGATAGAAACTTTTGTATGATTTTTTTTGTGTTTTCATCATCAAATTTAACTCCTTTTATTTTACCTCTCTTCTTCCAATAGATTTTCTGATTGTTGAGTACTGTCAGTAGAAGCTCCTTTAGCATAGTTCTACAATTGCCTTCAAAAACTGCTAAATCCCTGTTCCTCAATCAAGTCCCATAGAAAGATGCAGACATTTAAGTCTTCAATCTGTTTTTAAGGCATGACAAGTGTTTAGCCCACAATTTAAGAGCTCTTCTCAGATTTTTGAACTTTGCATTGATCTTCTTTGCAGTTAGGGCTAAATTAGTCCCCTTTTAATCTCTGTGCAACCGGGATGtgggctgatatgtctccaacgtatctataaatttttattgttccatgctgttatattatcattcttagatatTTTactatcattttatagtcattttatattattttttggtactaacctattgacatagtgcccaatgccagttgctttctgcatgttttttacatcgcatgaaatcaatatcaaacggagtccgaacgcaacgaaactcctggaggattgttttttgggccaaaagaaagccagtgggccaaggaaacacctggggggctgctcgaggggagcagcacccaccagggcgcgccaggaggcccaggcgcgccctggtgggttgtgcccacctcgggtgccccccgaaccgcctctttgctctataaatacccaaatattccagaaaacctaggggattcgacgaaatattgatccagccaccgcagagtctagaaccaccagatccaatctagacaccgtcgtggaggggttcaccacttccattggtgcctctcctatgatgcgtgagtagttctttgtagacctacgggtccgtaattagtagctagatggcttcttctctctctctctctctctctctcttgattatcaatacaatggtctcttgaagatccatatgatgtaaatcttttggcggtgtgtttgttgggatccgatgaactttgagtttatgatcagaagtatgtttttatccatgaaagttatttgagtcttctttgatctcttatatgcatgattgcttatagccttgtatttcttctccgatatttgggttttgtttggccatcttgatctatttatcttgcaatgggaagaggtgctttagtgggtttgatcttacggtgcttgatcccagtgacagaaggggaaccgacacgtatgtatcgttgctactaaggataacaagatgagatctatatctccgcaatagataaacggatctcgtctacatcatgtcatcgttcttattgcattactccgttttctcatgaacttaatacactagatgcatgctggatagcagtcgatgtgtggagcaatagtagtaaatgcaggcaagtcggtctactaatcttggacgtgattcctatataatgatcattgcccggatatcgtcatgattatttgaagttctatcaattgcctaacagtaattattttcccacggtttgctatttttctcgagagaagccactaatgaaacctacgcccccgggtctcttttcatcatatttgcattTGCgaactattttctcttgcatttattttcagatatattaaaccaaaaatacaaaaataccttgctgcaatttattttttccacgatctatttatcctatctaccacttttacctcacgttatttgcctatcttgaggcgccatacccggaagggattgacaacccctttaacacgtcgggttgcgagtatttgttatttgtgtgcatgtgctgtttacgtggtgtgaggaggttctcctactggttcgataaccttggtctcatcactaagggaaatacctaccgtcgctatgctgcatcatctcttcctctttggaaaaataccgacgtagttctagcagacatcatggGCCCCATGTGTCATATTTGACTTGGCTCAGTCAGCGTTGACCGGGCCCAACAATCAATGAGAGTCTCTAGCTAAGAGGGACCCAATTGTAGGCCAAATACCGCCTTTGACCGTGTCCACGTCAGCATCAGGTATGGGCAAAACCAGCCAGGGACAGTTTTTGGCCGGTTTGGGATTGTTTAGGGGGGTAAAGGAACCGAAAAAAAGATCAGGGGGTTATGTGAACCACTGACTTTTTTCAGGATAGTAAAATGGACTTCTTTCTAATTTGAATGTAGACGTTGTCTATCGAATGCTCTTAACGGTACATGTTGTACCCTCAACTAAAAGAAGTTTCTCTAAATTGAAGCTACTAGAAAAATTGTCGGAGGCTAACTATGTTGCAAGAAAAATTGAATGGCTTGGCTATGTGAAGAATTGAGAAGGATATCATGGAAAACATTGATCACAACATTGTTCTTAATGGCTTTGCATCAAGAAATGCCCCAAAAGGCTTCTTTTCAAAAAGCATTGAAGCATTATTGTTGATGGAGTCATTATAATTTTGTTCTTAATTGAGGTAATCATACTAGTTCCCGTTTACTAATGTTTTTTATTCATTCTGTCCTAATATGCCACTATTCAACATCACTATTGGTATTGGACGTCTCAAACTAAGAATGTGTGGTTCAAAGTCAACTCTTAATACTTGAGGGACACCACCCCAAGGTAGAGCCGCCCCGAGATTAGATTTTGATATTGTATTGCTGCAGAGGCCGGCCGTGATTTGCAGGCTGTGCACATATCTTCCACTCTAGAGCAGTCAACGCTAGCTCGAATAGACACGCATGCTTACCAGTTACCTCCTTCGGAAAAAGAAGAGACGCATTCTTATATTGCAGCACTAACCGGTCGTATTGCGCCAACGAACTCCACTCACCATGTAAGCTGCTGACCTGGTTTCGATTAGATACCCTGCGCACCCGGCCGCATGCTGAATGGTCTTCCCATTGCTGCAATGATTTCCCAATTTCCGGCATGTAATGCTTGGACGCACCACGGCTCCACTTACGATTCATAATCTATAGCTGAATCTTCTGGTTTTGTATGACTCCACTTGCCAATTCAACTAGGAACAAACAGGACGCTATCCGTCCCCCATGTAATAAGGTTTGTTGCTTGGACGCCCATCCATGGCCGTTTCTTGGTCAGACGGACCACTTTGCCGTCGCCGTTAcgacctcttcctcttcctctggcTCCCTTTCTTATTCAGCCCGCCTGCATGCATGGCCTGTGTAGGCAAGAGCTGCGGCATGGGTGCTCCGCTTCTGGTACACGTCCCGGTGGTGATCGAGAGCGAGACCCAGACCGGCTCGCACGATCGTTTGCCTTGCGCTGACATGATCAAGTCAACCAATGGTGGCGCGGTCAGAAACTGCGTCGACGGCCGCGCCACTAGCTGCATGCGTCGCCCCCACCCACCACACCACTGCCGGCCGCCATTGTCGCATTCCCCATGTCCTCACGCCACTCCACCGGTAAGGCAGCCGGTGGAGCGGATATAAAACGCACACGCGTGTCCTCATGTCGAGCAAGCCGCCAATAAGCACTCCAGCAATGGCACCTCAGGCGCGCGACCTCCGTTTCCTCATCGCCGTCGCCGTGTTCTCGGCCGCCGCGGCCGTGGTGAGCGCGCGGCATGGCGCCGCCGGGCAGTGCGGCCCGGTGGGGGCGATCGTCACGGAGGAACTCTACTCGTCCCTGTTCCTGCACAAGGACGACGCCGTCTGCCCCGCCAAGGGGTTCTACACCTACGCGTCCTTCATCCGCGCCACCAGGAAGTTCCCCAAGTTCGGCGCCACCGGCGACCTCGTGACGCGGAAGCGCGAGGTCGCCGCCTTCCTCGCGCAGATCTCCCACGAGACGACGGGCGGCTGGGCCACCGCGCCGGACGGCCCCTACTCCTGGGGGCTGTGCTACAAGGAGGAGATCAGCCCGCAGAGCAACTACTGCGACGCCACCGACAAGCAGTGGCCGTGCTACCCCGGCAAGTCCTACCACGGCCGAGGCCCCATCCAAATATCATGGTACTGACAAATCCACAGAGCTTACCTGCAAATTTCACTCATGGCGCCGGCTCGGTAGAACGCACACGTGCTGACCTCTGGCCGGCTGATGAACAGGAACTTCAACTACGGCCCGGCGGGGCAGGCCCTGGGGTTCGACGGGCTGCGGAACCCGGAGCTGGTGGCCAACTGCTCGGACACGGCGTTCCAGACGGCGCTGTGGTTCTGGATGACGCCCAGGGAGACCAAGCCGTCGTGCCACCAGGTGATGGTCGGCGAGTACTGCCCCAGCAGGGCCGACGCCGCCGCGAACCGCACGGCCGGCTTCGGGTTGGTCACCAACATCGTCAACGGTGGCCTCGAGTGCAACATCGCCGACGACGCGCGGGTCAACAACCGGATCGGCTTCTACCGGAGGTACTGCCAGGTCCTCGGCGTCGACGTCGGGCCCAACCTCGACTGCGCGCACCAGCTCCCGTACTAGCCTAAGGGAGTAGCCTCACGTTTCTCGATCGGGAGAAAACATAGCCTCACGTGCTAGTTGCTTGAATTTGTAGTTTAGCTAAGCCTACACAGAAAAACACTTGTATTTTGTTAGTAAGAAATCTAATAAATTAAGGTTTCTTTCTTAAACAACATTGatcgtacggtcaacaagtgaaatTGAAGCGAGCACGGATGACAAATATCCTGACCAAATTGAAAGCTACACCAAGATTCTCTGAAGTCGTCGTGTCTTCGGAAGTAAGTTTAGGATTGGTGTTCCGATATTTTGCACTTTCATATTCTAGTTCCTCATTTGAGCGATACCCACTTGGAGCTGACCTTTATTTTTCAGAGACAGGGGCAAGCCGATAATTTGTAGCCTCCCTGGTGGGAGTATATCGAATATAAGGCTGCCCTCAGGCAAACCCATAATAAGACTGATGAAAGCGAAGCAGNNNNNNNNNNNNNNNNNNNNNNNNNNNNNNNNNNNNNNNNNNNNNNNNNNNNNNNNNNNNNNNNNNNNNNNNNNNNNNNNNNNNNNNNNNNNNNNNNNNNNNNNNNNNNNNNNNNNNNNNNNNNNNNNNNNNNNNNNNNNNNNNNNNNNNNNNNNNNNNNNNNNNNNNNNNNNNNNNNNNNNNNNNNNNNNNNNNNNNNNNNNNNNNNNNNNNNNNNNNNNNNNNNNNNNNNNNNNNNNNNNNNNNNNNNNNNNNNNNNNNNNNNNNNNNNNNNNNNNNNNNNNNNNNNNNNNNNNNNNNNNNNNNNNNNNNNNNNNNNNNNNNNNNNNNNNNNNNNNCCAAAATAGTCCTATTTTTCCTCCACGTCGATAAGGAGCTAAAAGATCGACGACCTTGAGAGCGTTAACCAACAAAGGGGTGGGAGCGATGTGCCGCCTTTAACTTGATTGTTCGCTGCTAATTGTGCTTTCTTGTATTCTATAatgattttgttttttgcttttgcgGGAAGTATTCGATAACGAAATTGTAAAGGACAAGCGGCACAAGACGGAGTCACCTTTTTTTTAAAGAGAGAGGCTTGCCCGGCAATAAAGTCAGGCCCTTCTCTTACAAAAAGAGTGCAAAGTAAAGTAAACGAAATCATACAGGGTCACAAGTGACCGAACAAAGTGGCACCTCGCTTGCAAGCTACACACTAGACCTAGGAAACAATGAGGGTCGCCCATGGAGAGTCTCTGAATGGAAGAAGACAATCACACGATGGCTCCTAGCTCTCGTTGTCCCGTCTCAAGGCGGCACAAAGAGCTTGACACTTTGCGCAAAGATTGCTGATAAGATGACCATGTTGTGGTCGGTTCTATTGTCTCTCCGATGGTCTCTAAAGCTGTAGAAAAAAAACAAGTTTATACACAAGATCGATTGGATGCTTGAATACAAGACATTCCATTGGTTTCTAGCATTCCAAAGTGACCATGCTAATGCCTCGTGGGTCCCTTGCACAAGTTTATGGAATTCAGCAAACCTAGCCGAATTCCACGATCAACCCGTGGTGTTTCAGATCACACTCCATATAAATTTGGCCACTATGCATGAGAAGAATATGTGGTAACAATTTTCATTGAGACCACACCAAATGCAAGTGTCGTCCTCTAGGCCATGTCTCTTGAGCACCTAAT contains:
- the LOC119281061 gene encoding chitinase 10-like: MAPQARDLRFLIAVAVFSAAAAVVSARHGAAGQCGPVGAIVTEELYSSLFLHKDDAVCPAKGFYTYASFIRATRKFPKFGATGDLVTRKREVAAFLAQISHETTGGWATAPDGPYSWGLCYKEEISPQSNYCDATDKQWPCYPGKSYHGRGPIQISWNFNYGPAGQALGFDGLRNPELVANCSDTAFQTALWFWMTPRETKPSCHQVMVGEYCPSRADAAANRTAGFGLVTNIVNGGLECNIADDARVNNRIGFYRRYCQVLGVDVGPNLDCAHQLPY